From Caulobacter segnis, a single genomic window includes:
- a CDS encoding rhodanese-like domain-containing protein → MTLSVISPEEVRRDLIARREIALLDLREEDPFARAHPLFASQLPLSRLEVEILDRVPRQETKIVLYDDGEGLVTPAGERLAALGYTNVHALKGGLGGWRAAGYELFQDVNSYSKAFGELVEARRHTPSLPAQEVQARIDAKADQVILDARRFEEYAVMSIPGGVSTPGAELVLRARELAPDPATTIIVNCAGRTRSLIGAQSLVNAGLPNPVFALRNGTIGWTLAQQTLEHGQSRKFPDVREQTLSEARARARDVAYRAGVRRLDGQGLADLAKDQDRTLYRFDVRTPEEYAAGHPPGFRSAPGGQLVQETDVFAPVRGGRIVLADDLGPRADMTASWLAQLGWEVYVLDGGFDGALETGAWTSRLPALPSVETLSPRDLAQAIADEAVVVVDLAPSPRHRKAHVPGAWFAIRAQLPEALDKLPKDKAIVLTSPDGALAALAAPELEALTDRPIRVLAGGADGWIAAGRAVEAGLTRAANAPTDVYKRPYEGTDNAAEAMQAYLDWEFGLVDQLARDGTHGFYVI, encoded by the coding sequence ATGACCCTGTCCGTCATCTCCCCCGAAGAGGTCCGCCGCGACCTGATCGCCCGGCGCGAGATCGCCCTGCTGGACCTGCGCGAGGAGGATCCGTTCGCCAGGGCCCACCCTCTGTTCGCCTCGCAGCTGCCGCTCAGCCGTTTGGAGGTCGAGATCCTGGACCGCGTCCCGCGCCAGGAGACCAAGATCGTGCTCTATGACGACGGCGAGGGCCTGGTCACGCCGGCGGGCGAACGGCTGGCGGCGCTAGGCTATACGAACGTCCACGCCCTGAAGGGCGGCCTCGGCGGCTGGCGGGCGGCCGGCTACGAACTGTTCCAGGACGTCAATTCCTACAGCAAGGCGTTCGGCGAACTGGTCGAGGCGCGGCGACACACTCCGTCCCTGCCCGCCCAGGAGGTCCAGGCCCGCATCGACGCCAAGGCCGACCAGGTGATCCTGGACGCCCGCCGGTTCGAGGAATACGCCGTGATGAGCATCCCCGGCGGCGTCAGCACGCCCGGCGCGGAACTTGTCCTGCGGGCCCGCGAACTGGCCCCCGATCCGGCCACCACCATCATCGTCAACTGCGCCGGCCGGACGCGCAGCCTCATCGGCGCCCAGTCGCTGGTCAACGCCGGCCTGCCCAATCCCGTCTTCGCCCTGCGCAACGGCACCATCGGCTGGACCCTGGCCCAGCAGACACTGGAGCACGGCCAGTCGCGCAAGTTCCCGGACGTACGCGAGCAGACCCTGTCCGAGGCTCGCGCCCGCGCTCGCGATGTCGCCTACCGCGCCGGCGTCCGCCGCCTCGACGGCCAGGGCCTGGCCGATCTGGCCAAGGACCAGGATCGCACGCTCTACCGCTTCGATGTCCGCACACCCGAGGAATATGCGGCGGGCCACCCGCCCGGCTTCCGTTCCGCGCCCGGCGGCCAGTTGGTGCAGGAAACCGACGTCTTCGCCCCGGTGCGCGGCGGTCGCATCGTACTGGCCGACGACCTGGGGCCGCGCGCCGACATGACCGCCTCGTGGCTGGCCCAACTGGGCTGGGAGGTCTACGTGCTGGACGGCGGCTTCGACGGCGCGCTGGAAACCGGCGCCTGGACGTCGCGACTGCCTGCCCTGCCCAGCGTCGAGACCCTGTCGCCCCGCGACCTGGCCCAGGCCATCGCCGACGAGGCCGTGGTGGTGGTCGACCTGGCCCCCAGCCCGCGTCACCGCAAGGCCCACGTGCCCGGCGCCTGGTTCGCCATCCGCGCCCAGCTGCCAGAGGCGCTGGATAAGCTGCCCAAGGACAAGGCCATCGTCCTGACATCCCCCGACGGCGCCCTGGCCGCCCTCGCCGCGCCGGAACTGGAGGCGCTGACCGACCGTCCCATCCGTGTCCTGGCCGGCGGCGCCGACGGCTGGATCGCCGCCGGCCGGGCCGTCGAGGCCGGCCTGACCCGCGCCGCCAACGCCCCGACCGACGTCTACAAGCGTCCCTACGAGGGCACCGACAACGCCGCCGAGGCGATGCAGGCCTACCTCGACTGGGAGTTTGGCCTGGTCGACCAACTGGCCCGCGACGGCACGCACGGCTTCTACGTGATCTGA
- a CDS encoding cysteine dioxygenase, with protein sequence MSQHRPHRLSDFVADLFALLDQTGDEAVILREGGALLAQLVAQDDWLPEPQTRPDPARYQQYLLHRDPAGRFSVVSFVWGPGQATPVHDHTVWGLVGVLRGAELSQAYERRGEALAAVGEVHRLEPGQVEAVSPTVGDIHRVANAFDDRTSISIHVYGADIGTVKRSTYDAEGRPKPFVSGYADVPPPLLFDRASALAYGAAE encoded by the coding sequence ATGAGCCAGCATCGCCCTCACCGTCTCTCGGACTTCGTCGCCGACCTCTTCGCCCTGCTGGACCAGACCGGCGACGAAGCCGTGATCCTGCGCGAGGGCGGCGCGCTGCTCGCGCAACTGGTCGCCCAGGACGATTGGTTGCCCGAACCGCAGACCCGGCCGGATCCCGCGCGCTACCAGCAGTACCTGCTGCACCGGGACCCGGCCGGGCGGTTCTCGGTGGTCAGCTTCGTCTGGGGTCCGGGCCAGGCCACGCCAGTCCACGACCACACCGTTTGGGGTCTGGTTGGCGTCCTGCGCGGGGCCGAGCTTTCACAGGCCTATGAGCGACGCGGCGAGGCCCTGGCCGCCGTCGGCGAGGTCCACCGCCTGGAACCTGGCCAGGTCGAGGCGGTCTCGCCCACGGTCGGCGACATCCACCGCGTCGCCAACGCCTTCGACGACCGGACCTCGATCAGCATCCACGTCTACGGAGCCGACATCGGCACGGTGAAGCGCTCGACCTACGACGCCGAAGGCCGCCCGAAGCCTTTCGTCTCCGGCTACGCCGACGTCCCGCCGCCCCTTCTGTTCGATCGCGCCAGCGCCCTGGCTTACGGAGCCGCCGAATGA
- a CDS encoding TonB-dependent receptor → MSKLHLRDLLLFGSTLAITGAAQAAEPTASADGAAPAVEQVIVTAERRATDLQKTAIAISAFGQQVLADRKIDNIRDLSGQIPNLSISRVTISHTTQTYALRGVGEADPIQEPVLAVYVDDVYIPRQIGSMVEFNDLERIEVLRGPQGTLYGRNSSAGALRIITRDPGQTLRAKAEVGLGNYGAVDVRALIEGPLVADKLSGSLSYIHHKRDGTAFDPTLNHDVNRIDLDAFRAKLRWTPTERLDVLLTVNALCDRSDTRSYIPVSQPGGVFRKDRSYSEVEPTQDLDQISGSLRVQYELSERLKLKSITAYGGFNLNPVNYDNDGEAALIQKNLIHYNDQYVTQEVQLNGDFGDVTFTSGLFYLHERFFVQRDGYSRRNALATDPAVTPGNYNFARAHNITNTDAYAVFGEATWKANERLSLTAGLRWTNEEKDFAFDNKVLNLAGQVTGQSIKGQAEKTWSAITPKLSVQYQWTPDVLQYVSYSKGFKSGGFDNRATRLDLATLPFAPEDVTTYETGLKTQLLDQRLRANLAAFYNDYQDLQVSFYDPAYVGSRRGNAGKARTYGVELETEARPTERLSAQFNVGWLYAVYDDYKGAGGAGVNADGNRLLNSPRWSLAGGITYDPPIDIPGSLRLGLNAQWQSGIVTSATPAAGGQNNIPSQGFLNGVATWTTPDPRWAVSVSVRNILNSQKPVSSTYTPSTAVYYLNFPDPRTVLVTLKYAL, encoded by the coding sequence ATGTCTAAACTTCATCTGCGCGACCTGCTGCTCTTCGGCTCCACTCTGGCGATCACCGGCGCGGCTCAGGCCGCCGAGCCCACCGCCTCGGCCGATGGCGCCGCTCCGGCCGTCGAGCAAGTCATCGTCACCGCCGAGCGCCGCGCAACCGACCTGCAAAAGACCGCCATCGCCATCTCGGCCTTCGGCCAGCAGGTCCTGGCCGATCGCAAGATCGACAACATCCGCGACCTGTCGGGCCAGATCCCGAACCTGTCGATCAGCCGGGTCACGATCAGCCACACCACCCAGACCTACGCCCTGCGCGGCGTCGGCGAGGCCGATCCAATCCAGGAGCCGGTGCTGGCCGTCTATGTCGACGACGTCTACATCCCTCGCCAGATCGGCTCGATGGTCGAGTTCAACGACCTGGAGCGCATCGAGGTGCTGCGCGGCCCGCAGGGCACGCTGTACGGCCGCAATTCCAGCGCCGGCGCCCTGCGGATCATCACCCGCGATCCGGGCCAGACCTTGCGCGCCAAGGCCGAGGTCGGCCTGGGCAACTACGGCGCCGTCGACGTCCGCGCCCTGATCGAAGGCCCGCTGGTCGCCGACAAGCTGTCGGGCAGCCTGTCCTACATTCACCACAAGCGCGACGGGACCGCCTTCGACCCGACGCTGAACCACGACGTCAACCGCATCGACCTGGACGCCTTCCGCGCCAAGCTGCGCTGGACGCCGACCGAGCGCCTGGACGTTCTGCTGACGGTGAACGCTCTGTGCGATCGCAGCGACACCCGCAGCTATATCCCGGTGAGCCAGCCTGGCGGCGTGTTCCGCAAGGACCGCTCCTACTCCGAGGTCGAGCCGACCCAGGACCTGGACCAGATCAGCGGCTCGCTGCGCGTCCAGTACGAACTGTCCGAGCGCCTTAAGCTGAAGTCGATCACCGCCTATGGCGGCTTCAACCTCAATCCGGTCAACTATGACAACGACGGCGAGGCGGCGCTGATCCAGAAGAACCTGATCCACTACAACGATCAGTACGTCACCCAAGAAGTCCAGCTGAACGGCGACTTCGGCGACGTCACCTTCACCAGCGGCCTGTTCTATCTGCACGAGCGGTTCTTCGTGCAGCGCGACGGCTACAGCCGCCGCAACGCGCTGGCGACGGATCCGGCCGTGACGCCCGGCAACTACAACTTCGCCCGCGCCCACAACATCACCAACACCGACGCCTACGCCGTGTTCGGCGAGGCGACCTGGAAGGCGAACGAGCGCCTCTCCCTGACCGCCGGCCTGCGCTGGACCAACGAGGAGAAGGACTTCGCCTTCGACAACAAGGTGCTGAACCTGGCCGGCCAGGTGACGGGCCAGTCGATCAAGGGCCAGGCCGAAAAGACCTGGTCGGCAATCACGCCCAAGCTGTCGGTCCAGTACCAGTGGACGCCAGACGTCCTGCAGTACGTCAGCTATTCGAAGGGCTTCAAGTCGGGCGGCTTCGACAATCGCGCCACGCGGCTGGACCTGGCCACCCTGCCCTTCGCGCCCGAGGACGTTACCACCTACGAGACAGGCCTGAAGACCCAGCTGCTGGACCAGCGCCTGCGGGCCAACCTGGCGGCCTTCTACAACGACTACCAGGACCTGCAGGTCTCGTTCTACGACCCGGCCTATGTCGGCAGCCGCCGCGGCAACGCCGGCAAGGCCCGCACCTACGGCGTCGAGCTGGAGACCGAGGCGCGGCCGACCGAGCGCCTGAGCGCCCAGTTCAACGTCGGCTGGCTGTACGCGGTCTATGACGACTACAAGGGCGCCGGCGGCGCGGGCGTCAACGCCGACGGCAACCGCCTGCTGAACTCGCCGCGCTGGAGCCTGGCGGGCGGGATCACCTACGACCCGCCGATCGATATCCCGGGCTCGCTGCGCCTGGGTCTGAACGCCCAGTGGCAGAGCGGCATCGTCACCAGCGCCACCCCGGCCGCCGGCGGCCAAAACAACATCCCCTCGCAAGGCTTCCTGAACGGGGTCGCGACCTGGACGACGCCCGATCCGCGCTGGGCCGTCAGCGTCTCGGTCCGCAACATCCTCAATTCCCAGAAGCCGGTCAGCTCGACCTACACGCCGTCGACGGCGGTCTACTACCTGAACTTCCCCGATCCCCGGACCGTCCTGGTCACCCTCAAATACGCGCTGTGA
- a CDS encoding ABC transporter substrate-binding protein produces MTGLSFSRRSLMLGGLSIAGLAACSPKTPAASGDLSDLTLRVATYRGNPESFFKEAGVGEPPYKLARTQFAGGNLIAEAINARALDFGGMSEIPPIFIAGHPGNLVRIVGVLQGDVNNQVVLVPKGSTVQDFGQLKGKRVGYVKATTSHYILLRLLEKAGLTWADITPVALSPQDGLAAFQSGSLDAWIIYGVIVYQAREAGARVLTTAQGILSGNYLITASREALDDPARLKAIGDYVQRYRKVFDWLNADGVRWAQVRAAATGVKQAYYEQEFRERSSPSILGPISNAAIASQQAVADTFAAAKLIPSAVQVKPLWDDRLTPYLK; encoded by the coding sequence ATGACCGGCCTTTCCTTCTCCCGCCGAAGCCTGATGCTGGGCGGCCTTTCGATCGCCGGCCTCGCCGCCTGCTCGCCGAAGACTCCCGCCGCGTCCGGCGATCTGTCGGACCTGACCCTGCGGGTGGCGACCTATCGCGGCAATCCCGAGAGCTTCTTCAAGGAAGCCGGCGTGGGCGAGCCACCGTACAAGCTGGCCCGCACCCAGTTCGCCGGCGGCAATCTGATCGCCGAGGCGATCAACGCCCGCGCCCTCGACTTCGGCGGGATGAGCGAGATCCCGCCGATCTTCATCGCGGGTCATCCGGGCAATCTGGTCCGCATCGTCGGCGTGCTGCAGGGCGACGTGAACAATCAGGTCGTGCTCGTGCCCAAGGGCTCGACCGTCCAGGACTTCGGCCAGCTGAAGGGCAAGCGCGTTGGCTATGTGAAGGCGACGACCTCGCACTACATCCTGCTGCGCCTGCTGGAAAAGGCCGGTTTGACCTGGGCCGACATCACGCCGGTGGCGCTCAGTCCGCAGGATGGCCTGGCCGCCTTCCAGAGCGGATCGCTGGACGCGTGGATCATCTACGGCGTCATCGTCTACCAGGCCCGCGAGGCCGGAGCGCGGGTGCTGACCACGGCCCAGGGCATCCTGTCGGGCAACTATCTGATCACCGCCTCGCGGGAAGCGCTGGACGACCCGGCGCGCCTGAAGGCGATCGGCGACTACGTTCAGCGCTACCGCAAGGTCTTCGACTGGCTCAACGCCGACGGGGTGCGCTGGGCCCAGGTCCGCGCCGCCGCCACGGGGGTCAAACAGGCCTATTACGAGCAGGAGTTCCGAGAGCGCAGCTCGCCCTCGATCCTGGGGCCGATCAGCAACGCGGCGATCGCCTCCCAGCAGGCCGTGGCCGATACGTTCGCAGCCGCCAAGCTTATTCCAAGCGCCGTTCAGGTTAAACCGCTCTGGGACGACCGACTGACGCCTTATCTCAAATGA
- a CDS encoding class II aldolase/adducin family protein, producing MTAIPSAKDFASAAPHPAKIETVLPEFGSREIPRQPTLEAERLYRKQRLAASYRLFGRHGFDMGGAGHITARDPELTDHFWVNPFGVHFSRIKVSDLMLVSHDGQIVQPPAKVPPRLNRAAFAIHSQLHEARPDVVAAAHSHSLYGKAWSALGRLLDPLTQDSAAFYEDHALFEEFSGVVLDTSEGQKIARALGSKKAVILQNHGILTVGQSVEAAVWRYLALENACQTQLLAEAAGPTKPMPTEVAKHTASQVGSEIGGLWAFQPYWDVVTEEEPDLFD from the coding sequence ATGACCGCCATCCCCTCGGCCAAGGACTTCGCGTCCGCCGCGCCGCATCCCGCCAAGATCGAGACCGTACTGCCCGAGTTCGGCTCGCGCGAGATCCCGCGCCAGCCGACGCTCGAGGCCGAGCGGCTCTATCGCAAGCAGCGCCTGGCCGCCTCGTACCGCCTGTTTGGCCGCCATGGCTTCGACATGGGTGGCGCCGGCCATATCACCGCCCGCGACCCGGAGCTGACCGACCACTTCTGGGTCAATCCGTTCGGCGTGCACTTCAGCCGGATCAAGGTCTCGGACCTGATGCTGGTCAGCCATGACGGCCAGATCGTCCAGCCGCCGGCCAAGGTCCCCCCGCGCCTGAACCGCGCCGCCTTCGCCATCCACAGCCAGCTGCACGAGGCCCGGCCCGACGTCGTGGCCGCCGCCCACTCGCACTCGCTGTACGGCAAGGCCTGGTCGGCCCTCGGCCGGCTGCTCGATCCCCTGACCCAGGACTCGGCGGCCTTCTATGAGGATCATGCCCTGTTCGAGGAATTCTCCGGCGTCGTGCTGGACACCAGCGAGGGCCAGAAGATCGCCAGGGCCCTGGGTTCGAAGAAGGCGGTGATCCTGCAGAACCACGGCATCCTGACCGTCGGCCAGTCGGTCGAGGCGGCGGTTTGGCGCTATCTGGCGCTCGAGAACGCCTGCCAGACCCAACTGCTGGCCGAAGCAGCCGGTCCGACCAAGCCTATGCCGACCGAAGTCGCCAAGCACACAGCCAGCCAGGTCGGCTCCGAGATCGGCGGGCTGTGGGCCTTCCAACCCTACTGGGACGTCGTCACTGAAGAAGAGCCGGACCTGTTCGACTGA
- a CDS encoding D-isomer specific 2-hydroxyacid dehydrogenase family protein, with amino-acid sequence MSRIVVASQLPEVFNSVFAQHVDNADIVPVPPGLTTPLPPQAKVLVAAPFRKAGGVLPEHAPPGWPFDVRWVQLVSVGIDFYPDWLFDGPVVTSARGSSAVALAEFALAAILAEAKRLPDIWIDTAHRWVPQQLKLVAGSTLGLVGFGAIGEALAPRAQALGINVLAVRRSDAPIPVPGVERVADLKTLFERGDHVVLAAPATPQTERIVNRDLLLHAKPGLHLINIARGALIDDEALLAALDEGRVGRASLDVTYPEPLPDAHPFYGHPKVRLSPHTSVHTPDTRINLATQFAENLARFRSGAPLAGVVDLSRGY; translated from the coding sequence ATGAGCCGCATCGTCGTCGCCAGCCAGCTGCCCGAGGTGTTCAACAGCGTCTTCGCCCAGCACGTGGACAACGCCGACATCGTTCCCGTCCCGCCGGGCCTGACCACGCCCCTGCCGCCGCAGGCCAAGGTGCTGGTCGCCGCGCCGTTCCGCAAGGCCGGCGGCGTCCTGCCCGAACACGCCCCACCCGGTTGGCCGTTCGACGTGCGCTGGGTGCAACTGGTCTCGGTGGGCATCGACTTCTATCCGGACTGGCTGTTCGACGGGCCGGTCGTCACCTCGGCGCGCGGCTCGTCAGCCGTGGCCCTGGCCGAATTCGCCCTGGCCGCGATCCTGGCCGAGGCCAAGCGCCTGCCCGACATCTGGATCGACACCGCCCACCGCTGGGTCCCCCAGCAACTGAAGCTGGTCGCCGGCTCGACGCTGGGCCTGGTCGGCTTCGGGGCCATCGGCGAAGCCCTGGCCCCGCGCGCCCAGGCGCTGGGGATCAACGTCCTGGCCGTCCGCCGCTCGGACGCGCCCATCCCCGTGCCGGGCGTCGAGCGGGTCGCCGACCTCAAGACCCTGTTCGAGCGCGGCGACCACGTCGTCCTCGCCGCCCCGGCCACGCCCCAGACCGAGCGGATCGTCAACCGCGACCTGCTGCTGCACGCCAAGCCCGGCCTGCACCTGATCAACATCGCCCGCGGCGCCCTGATCGACGACGAGGCCCTGCTGGCGGCGCTGGACGAAGGCCGGGTCGGCCGCGCCAGCCTGGACGTCACCTATCCCGAGCCGCTGCCGGACGCCCATCCGTTCTACGGCCACCCCAAGGTGCGCCTGTCGCCGCACACCTCGGTGCACACGCCCGACACCCGCATCAACCTGGCGACCCAGTTCGCCGAGAACCTGGCCCGCTTCCGCTCCGGCGCGCCCCTGGCCGGCGTCGTCGACCTGTCGCGCGGCTACTGA
- a CDS encoding acyl-CoA dehydrogenase family protein translates to MNAPVHRFETQARLPDLDAILPGLTEAFAETAAQHDREASFPAENFRRLHDANLLALTAPARLGGLEADLPTALKVISAVARGEPATALVLVMQYLFHASVEGRSGWPEHLKQRVIGEAITHGALINALRVEPDLGTPARGGLPATIARRTPEGWRISGRKIYSTGSTNLTWFVVWARSDDAEPLVGGWLVRADTPGVVIEETWDHLGLRASASHDVVFENVLVPLDQALDPQPVGAPPPYPASFAAWSAVLTSAIYDAVARAARDWLVEFLANRKPANLGAALSTLPRFQEAVGEIDGLLLSNRVLLDTAARGEVDGVEASLVKHLVTENAITVVEKALKLTGNPGLTRLNPLERHHRDVLCGRVHTPQADVVLTSAGRAAFASLTS, encoded by the coding sequence GTGAATGCACCGGTCCACCGCTTCGAGACGCAGGCCCGACTGCCCGACCTCGACGCGATCCTGCCGGGTCTGACCGAGGCCTTCGCCGAGACGGCCGCCCAGCACGACCGCGAGGCCAGCTTCCCAGCCGAGAACTTCCGCCGCCTGCACGACGCGAACCTCTTGGCCCTGACCGCGCCCGCGCGCCTGGGCGGCCTGGAGGCCGATCTGCCGACCGCGCTGAAAGTGATCTCGGCCGTGGCCCGGGGCGAGCCGGCGACGGCGCTCGTTCTGGTCATGCAGTACCTGTTCCACGCCTCGGTCGAGGGCCGTTCGGGCTGGCCCGAGCACCTGAAGCAGCGGGTGATCGGCGAGGCGATCACGCATGGCGCCCTGATCAACGCCCTGCGGGTCGAGCCCGACCTCGGCACGCCGGCCCGAGGCGGCCTGCCGGCCACGATCGCCCGCCGGACGCCGGAAGGCTGGCGGATCAGCGGCCGCAAGATCTACTCCACCGGTTCGACCAACCTGACCTGGTTCGTGGTCTGGGCCCGCAGCGACGACGCCGAGCCCCTGGTCGGCGGCTGGCTGGTCCGCGCCGACACGCCCGGCGTCGTCATCGAGGAAACCTGGGACCACCTGGGGCTGCGCGCCAGCGCCAGCCACGACGTGGTGTTCGAGAACGTCCTGGTCCCGCTGGACCAGGCCCTGGATCCGCAGCCCGTCGGCGCGCCGCCGCCCTACCCGGCCAGCTTCGCCGCCTGGTCGGCGGTGCTGACCTCGGCCATCTACGACGCCGTCGCCCGTGCGGCCCGCGACTGGCTGGTCGAGTTCCTGGCCAATCGCAAACCCGCCAATCTGGGCGCGGCCCTGTCGACCTTGCCCCGCTTCCAGGAGGCGGTCGGCGAGATCGACGGCCTGCTGCTGTCCAACCGCGTCCTGCTGGACACCGCCGCGCGCGGCGAAGTCGACGGCGTCGAGGCCAGCCTGGTCAAGCACCTGGTCACCGAGAACGCCATCACCGTCGTCGAGAAAGCCCTGAAGCTGACCGGCAATCCCGGCCTGACCCGCCTGAACCCGCTGGAGCGCCACCATCGCGACGTCCTGTGCGGCCGGGTCCACACGCCCCAGGCCGACGTCGTGCTGACCAGCGCCGGCCGCGCCGCCTTCGCGAGCCTCACGTCATGA
- a CDS encoding ABC transporter ATP-binding protein: MATPQPRLRRPAVSRSVEQAAQPAVRLKNFVRRFGDNTVIDGLDLSIAPGEFVALLGASGSGKTTLLRTLAGLDSAAGQDVRTPDARAVVFQDARLLPWKKVWRNVALGLSGNDVRPRAEAALKEVGLGHRLDAWPGTLSGGEAQRTALARALVREPDLLLLDEPFAALDALTRLKMHQLVLTLWREHAPAVLLVTHDVDEAITLADRVLVLDKGRIAAEERIDLERPRAPDVRFQAIRRRLLGHLGVESAPTHGEGHLVAFPTGEVVL; encoded by the coding sequence ATGGCCACCCCGCAACCGCGCCTGCGCCGTCCCGCCGTATCCCGTTCGGTCGAACAGGCCGCTCAGCCCGCCGTACGGCTGAAGAACTTCGTCCGTCGCTTTGGCGACAACACCGTCATCGACGGACTCGACCTGTCGATCGCGCCTGGCGAGTTCGTCGCCCTGCTGGGCGCCAGCGGTTCGGGCAAGACCACCTTGCTGCGCACCCTGGCCGGCCTGGACTCCGCCGCGGGTCAGGACGTGAGGACGCCCGACGCCCGCGCGGTCGTGTTCCAGGACGCCCGCCTGCTGCCGTGGAAGAAGGTTTGGCGCAACGTCGCGCTGGGTCTGTCGGGCAACGACGTCCGGCCACGCGCCGAAGCGGCGCTGAAGGAGGTGGGCCTGGGCCATCGCCTCGACGCCTGGCCGGGCACCCTCTCGGGCGGCGAGGCCCAACGCACGGCCCTAGCCCGCGCCCTGGTCCGCGAACCTGATCTCCTGCTGCTGGACGAGCCTTTCGCGGCCCTGGACGCCCTGACCCGCCTGAAGATGCACCAACTGGTCCTGACCCTGTGGCGCGAGCACGCGCCAGCCGTCCTGCTGGTCACCCACGACGTCGACGAGGCCATAACCCTGGCCGACCGCGTGCTGGTGCTCGACAAGGGGCGCATCGCGGCCGAGGAGCGCATCGACCTTGAGCGCCCGCGTGCGCCGGACGTCCGCTTCCAGGCCATCCGTCGCCGACTGCTGGGCCACCTCGGCGTCGAGAGCGCCCCGACACACGGCGAAGGCCATCTGGTCGCCTTTCCGACCGGTGAGGTCGTGCTGTGA
- a CDS encoding ABC transporter permease encodes MSLATTYRISEARPWRWPDLARARWLSPVLLLVLWELGARAGVIPPRVLAAPSTVLETFWTLTASGELPKNLAVSLARAGAGLGIALVLATTLGLVSGLSRWGETLVDPLMQIKRTIPVLALTPLFIVWFGIGETPKILLITVSATFPLYLNLFAGIRGVDVRLVEAARSFGLSGWSLVREVILPGALPSFFVGLRYALGVSVLVLVISEQINAQAGLGYLVNNARDFMRTDIIVVCLVVYALLGLGADALVRTLERKALAWRPSLVEQ; translated from the coding sequence GTGTCTCTGGCGACGACCTACAGAATTTCTGAAGCTAGGCCGTGGCGATGGCCCGATCTGGCCCGAGCCCGCTGGCTCTCTCCCGTCCTGTTGCTGGTCTTGTGGGAGCTGGGCGCGCGCGCCGGCGTGATCCCGCCGCGGGTCCTGGCCGCCCCCTCCACGGTGCTGGAGACCTTCTGGACCCTGACCGCCTCGGGCGAGTTGCCGAAGAATCTGGCGGTGTCGCTGGCCCGGGCCGGCGCGGGGCTCGGTATCGCCCTGGTCCTGGCCACCACGCTGGGTCTGGTCTCGGGCCTGTCGCGCTGGGGCGAGACGCTGGTCGACCCCCTGATGCAGATCAAGCGGACCATCCCGGTCCTGGCCCTGACGCCGCTGTTCATCGTCTGGTTTGGCATCGGCGAGACGCCGAAGATCCTGCTGATCACCGTTTCGGCGACCTTCCCGCTGTATCTGAACCTGTTCGCAGGCATCCGGGGCGTCGACGTGCGCCTGGTCGAGGCCGCCCGCAGCTTCGGCCTCTCCGGCTGGAGCCTGGTGCGCGAGGTGATCCTGCCCGGCGCCCTGCCCTCGTTCTTCGTCGGCCTGCGCTATGCATTGGGCGTCTCGGTGTTGGTGCTGGTGATCTCCGAACAGATCAACGCCCAGGCCGGCCTCGGTTACCTGGTCAACAACGCCCGCGACTTCATGCGAACCGACATCATCGTCGTCTGCCTGGTCGTCTACGCCCTGCTCGGCCTCGGCGCCGACGCCCTCGTCCGCACGCTGGAGCGCAAGGCGCTGGCGTGGCGCCCCAGCCTCGTGGAGCAATGA